In Psychrilyobacter piezotolerans, the following are encoded in one genomic region:
- a CDS encoding RNA polymerase sigma factor → MNFDEIFETYFSRIYNKILGMVKNKEDAEDIAQDVFLTVYKNLKKFRNDSGVYTWVYRIAINKTYDFFRRRKETFELNEEVLSIEDNEDVTTKIVLEEKLQLISEREREIILMKDIYGYKLREIGKIKDMKLSTVKSIYYKGLKEMGGL, encoded by the coding sequence ATGAATTTTGATGAAATATTTGAGACGTATTTTAGTAGGATCTACAATAAAATACTGGGAATGGTAAAAAACAAGGAAGATGCTGAGGATATAGCCCAAGATGTATTCTTAACTGTCTATAAAAATTTGAAAAAATTTAGGAATGACAGCGGGGTATATACATGGGTATATCGGATAGCTATTAATAAAACCTATGATTTTTTTAGGAGAAGAAAGGAAACATTTGAGCTCAATGAAGAGGTGCTGAGTATAGAAGACAATGAAGATGTAACTACAAAAATAGTGTTAGAGGAAAAGTTACAACTAATATCTGAGAGGGAAAGGGAAATAATACTTATGAAGGATATATACGGCTATAAACTTAGGGAGATAGGCAAGATAAAAGATATGAAACTCTCAACAGTAAAATCGATCTACTATAAAGGCTTGAAGGAGATGGGGGGATTATAA